The sequence GCACGTTGCCTTAATAAACGCAGAGCCACAGAGGAGCTTGACAAGTTCTAGCAAAACCATAGAGAGCAGGCTATGCGTAGCTTAGCCTATCCAATATCCAATTCTTCTTTAACTAGAAGAGGttactatttaatttttcttGATTTTGCATTATCTATCAATTTGCCTGGTTTCATTCATTTGTGTAAATAGCTGATGCTTGTGTACTCTTCTATGTGATGATTGTTGTATAATAGTTAGTTGATGACTTGTGTACTTTTCTACTTTCATTCATTTGTGTAAATAGCTCATGCTTGTGTACTTTTCAATGTGATGCTTGTTGTAAGTTAGCTGATGACTGGTGTACTTTTCTACATGATGATACTGTAGAATATGCCCTTTATTGAGAATATGGAGAAGAGGATACAGAATGCAAGCTCTTTATTGGACACAAGCTTGCAACACTGTCTTGTAGATGGACTTGAACATAGGGATGCCAACGCAATATACAACTGCTTGCGTGCATATGCTGCCATCGATAATACCAGGAATGCAGAGGGAACTTTTCGATCAACTATAGTGGGCCCTTTGATCCAAAAAGTCATCCCGCAAAATCCATCTGGAGTTGTTGGTGGATCATCTGGAGATGAACTTGAGCAGGACTATGCAAAGATCAAGCAATATATAGAGGATGATTGTAAATTTCTATTGGACATATCCTCTATCGGTATGATTGTTAAGACTCAAGATGCTATATTGTAGATGTCAGTTCGGGCAAGATCTTCTGCATATGTAGTTAGTTTCTGTCATATTGCTTTCACGAGCTTGATTTATTTTGCTTTACCTGAAGACACAAGCGCAAACCTAATCAAGACGTacctttaaattatttatttatgggTATGTATCCATTATGGTTGTGTGTAAGTATCCAGTATGAGTATGCCAagttttttgttaatttttagaGTATCATTAAATATCTGCACGAAATACCCATACCATTATCACACCCGTTCGATGTAAGCACATCAAGACAAATGAAAGATCCATTTACTCTTGATCCCTGTACCACCACAAATAGGTACTTATCATCATAGATAGATCACTTATCAGAAAGATAAATCATCTTAGAAAGGTCTAACTGACCTGAGCATGTTCCAGTTTATCCCTCTGGTAGTTTTTTTGGTGGTTATTGGTCTGTGCATTTTCATATCCGGTTGAAGCAATAGCAGCAAAATGACATATTACTATGGCCATTTCAGAAAATTCTGGTTTACATGTTTCAAGCTTCATTGCAAATTCTATCCTTAAAGAGGTTCACTCTGCCATCCAGAAAGGAAAAGCAGTGGTATTCTCCCCTGGAAGGCCTACGGTGTTCCTCAAAAATTACAAAGCAAGCTTGGATTTCTTAGCACATTTAGAAGGTAGAGGATCACTATCTGTTTCGTAATTTGACCAGTTTAAAAGTTTTTGCTAATGAACCTCATGGATGCTAGGTTATTGTCCCTCGCGATCTGAAGTAGTCAAATTTCGCTCTGAAGCTGCATATATTGACTTCATGAAACAATGGAATGTCGGTGTCTATTTCTCATTGAGGTACTATAAAGTGAAATTTAGTTGTCAGAGATAGTTAAGAATTTGTTAATGCATCAATCAATCAAGCAACTATGCGTCAATCCTAAAATTGGTTGGGTTTGGTTAAATGAAATCCTCAATATCCATTTATGCACTAGTCAAAGGATTCATTACAATCAGACCCCTCCTTCTTTATCCAGAACATGGACCAACTATGCTTTGCTCTCGCATAGGTGAAGTAATGATTTGTTAATGCATATTAATACAAAATGTATTTCTCCCTTGAAATATCTTAACCTCAGAGGGTCATTGTTAATCTTGATCATGTTAGGTTCCAGGAGATAGCTGGTGCTCTTGATTCTGCACTTTCTGTTGCTAGTCTCGTCCCAGTGGCCTCTGAACAGAGGAAGCCTCAAGACTTGATTTTGAAGCAGAGTACGTCTCTTTTAGATTGCTTAAGATCTTGCTGGagagatgatgttcttgtcctTTCTTGCTCAGACAAGTTCCTGCGTTTGTCTTTGCAACTTATGTCCAGGTCAGACTGGTAACAAAATTAGGAAGATTATGTGCTTCTTTATATTGGTTTGCATGAGGTAATTATATTCATCTAATTACTTAATGACATATTAAGTGCTGTGTCAAAATGTAGATTCTCAAACTGGTTATCTGCCGGATTGGCTGCTCGTAAAGCTGGTAATGTGGGCTCAAACCTTGGATTTGAATGGGCTATTTCTGCAGGCCCTGATGATTTAGTATATGTACGATATCTCGTCCCTGACAGTTATATACCCTTTATCTCTTAGATGCTTTCTGTCAAGCAGTTCTTGAGAGTTTGAGACTGTGTTGTTAGCTGAACTTTTTCTTGTGAGATAGAGTGGTCATGTGACAAACCCCTCGAGTAACAGCTTATGCTAACAAATAAAAACGAACTCCACATCAGTTCAAGTGATTAATAGTAGCATGTCACTGATAATGATTGTTTTGTCACAGGTAGTTCACGATTTGAACTGTTTGGTGGAGGAAGTGTGTGGTGATTACCTTGAACACACACTTGAGTTGCTCAAGTCATGCCCTGCTGAAGTGTGTGATATTGTAAAACAGGGTATTTTACAAGGTGGGAAGTCCCTAAAGGACCTTTTGCCAATTGTGATGAATGCAATAATTGAGACAATAGttgagaagtctgtagaggtaAGTAATAAGTTATGATTTGTTGCTAGGTGGATAGTTAATCTTCTAACAATAGTAGGTATATTTAGTAAGCATAAATTGAAGAATAGTAATAGAGGGAGTTTTGTCAAActgtacacccttcttcattacTGAGACAAATGTTCGATTAATTAGATCAATACTATAATTCTATTGTAACAATTTCCTGAGTGAACAATGTCAACTTTATGGATTTAGCTCAATGTAGTTTTCTGGTTATTTCTAGAGTTTGACTTCAAAATTCAGTGTAGAAACATTTATCTTAGAGGAACAACAGACAAGATCTAGGAGCAACAAATCTTAAATTGTCAATTGTACACACTAAGTTTAATGTTGTAATAGCATGAGCTACTGGATCGTGTTTATACTGTTATACTCTATCACTTAACTGAATCTGCTTCACATAGAAACCCCCATATTGTCACTTCCAGACCATACTTCTCTTAGTCGACCATAACCTGACTGGAAGACCAAGGGTGGCAGATTTTAATTGAGTTGGATCTGTTAATTGGCATCCTTAGATTTCTTTATCCTTCTTTCTGAGTTTCTGTTAATTATTGTTCGAGATTATTGGTCTATGAATCTttgccaaaaaaagaagaagagagattcTATTGTTCTATGATTGATTAATtcttgttttgttatttgtttgccCCTTCAAATTTGTTGTAGGACTTGAGGCAGTTGAAAGGAATAACTGCTACCTACAGGATGACTAACAAGCCTCTCCCAGTCAGGCATTCCCCATATGTCTCTGGGGTATTACGTCCACTAAAGGTACATGTTAGTGTATCATCATTGTTTGCTTACAcgaaaatttctgatttttttaaattgttaaagtATTTCTTTACTGATCTTCGTTCTAGTTTATGCTTATCTTTTAAGTTGAATTAATTCTTGCTGTTGTATACAATTTTTCTCAGCACAAGATATTTCTGAAGTTAGCTTGGTGACTTAATGTGCAATTCAAGCAACTCTTAATTGAGGGACTTGGTTCTGGTGCATAAGGCTTTATGTCACAAgtacctcaatctttttgggattagtttctaccacTTATTTGTTACCTCTGTGTTTGTCATTGAAATTTTTTAGAAAGGGACTTGTGGCTTTTAGTCCAGTATAAAAATCGAAAACAAATCTATGctgttttgtttctttatttatttaaagacaTTGCTAGTTAGCAGAGGTAAATTACAACACAGGATGCTGTTATATGACTTTAAAAAAGGGGGGTTAATGATGGATGATCTTCCTGTTGCTTACAGATTGTAAAAGGCCTCTAAAATAATCTTTACCCCGTGGGAACCATACAACTCGTTTAGGCATAAATTACAATCTCCATGCCAACAAGACAGTTGATAGTTTTCAacttttttctattttgttttacaGATGTCCCTGTATTGACTTGGATAGTTTTAAACACATTTTGCAAACTCATTGATATTGAGACCGCTTTATTTCCCATTAAAATGCCTAAATTTGTCAACTGTCAGTTGATTTCTAAATAAAGTGAACCTACCCCCTtcaaaaaatgaattttgacCCGCCTAGCATAAGATTTTCGCTGTCCGGCCCCATTTACCCTGGCGCAGCCACTCCTGCCCCACCAGCATATATAGTTGGACTTGTCTCTACGGTTTTTGGGCTTTTGAGTAGGACTTGTTTAGTATCGTAGTGTGATCCAAGGCAGTGACACTGTTATATTGACCAGCATGCATTTAATCTCAGCATTACTATGTTTTCACAAGGTTCATTTCTTGTCATCTCAAATGACAAGACTCATTTCGTGCCATCTCAGGCATAAACTTCTATAGAATTCAGTAACTTGAATCTTTGTCTGTAATTGTTGCTAGTAATATGAATGGGAAATCTGCAATTTGATGCTTTGTGCTTTCTTATTAGTTCATTTTGGGTTTTTAGTATCCATTGTTGTATTGCTGCAATGCTAGATTCTATTGCTTGTGTAAGATGTGTAGAATTTCAAAAACTAGAATGTTCATTATGAAACCAAGTGGGCTTTGGTGGTTTTAATCTGGAACCACTCACGTGTTCCAGGAATTTTTGGATGGAGAACGGGCTACTACATGTCTGACAAATGAGATCAGGAATGAGCTCTTGCAAGCTGCCGCATTGGAAATAACTGGATGTTACAATGAATTAGCTACAGACATTGTCAATATGGTGAGTGAACCAGGGGATACTGACCTGTGCAGTTGTTTGTTCCCCGGGTTTCCATTTTTCCAGATAATATTTATTAAGATCTACTTTCCGTTGGTGTTCACAGAGTAGAAGAACGGAATCTTCGCTTCAAAAACTACGTTTGGGTGCTCAAAGACGAGCTGGAGCAAGCTCAGATGTCTCAGATCAGAATTTGTCTGATACTGACAAGATCTGCATGCAATTATTTCTTGACATTCAGGTAACTACACCTCTGCTTAGTCCTGGCTATATATTTAACCAGGCATTTGTATGGACATTTTGGTTGAGGTGCAGCACTATGAAAAATCATCTTCCTCTTTTTTGCTTAATTTAAACATTTCATTCGATCAGGAATATGCACGGAGCTTATCATCACTTGGGGTCAATGCAGCTAGTATTCCACCTTATCGTTCATTATGGCAGTGTGTTGCCCCTGCTGAAAGGCAAAACTCATTAACCTTCTAGTTTAGGCTGGGCTGATTTGGTGCAAAAGTCTCATAGTTTACCTTCTAAATTAATATTTCAAAGTTATACAATTTTGTATCAATATTTccatcctttttttttcttctccccCTGTTATAGTGTCACTTCGATGTAACAACTCTACAACTGATTTTTTATATATCTAAAGACATAAAGGTGGATATCTGAATATTGTAAGGCAGATTTTCCCAAAGCCATACATAAGGTAGCTGCAAACATAGAAGCGTACCATTTATTGTTAATTGGAAGAGAAAATCGGAGCATATATTTGGAACTCTCTCATTTCTGTGTCAAACTttattgtatgttgatgatatcgcATCTCTCCAATAAAATGCTTTTCAGGAAATGAGGCAAGTGAAAGTAAGGTTGTTTATTGAGGAGGAAAATTGTTGGTCGCCATTTATACTTCGTAAGTTGCAATTCTCTATTCCCTTGGATTTCAGCTTGTAACATGTATCTTATGTATGGTTACATATATTATCCAAACCTAAGGGTGTCTAACGGGTGGGCCGGGCTGGGTAGGGAACTGAGTGGccttcttctggagtgttaaattcggatgggttaccatgtgttaatatatctctaAGTTTCTCGTCTTCTaggctatcaacatcttcacgtccttgatttcttcgttcTGATCTAATCCAAactctgaaacatactaaaacttccaaagcattgcttcccaatgagtgacgggtgtctccaagttgttgtcttgcttggctaaatgcactctctgatgcaacagttgaaattggcacattcagcacATCCCGAGCCATAGcagaaagaacaggaaattgctttccattctcatgccaccatcccaacggtgaaaattcctttgtgcgaaactctttttgtttttacaagtagaattgaagttcatcaatgttcctaCTACTGGTTTGGgtgttagaaaatgtagaaaaaatattaaaactatcaaggccTTCATCATCATCTACAGTAGTAGAAGTGGTACAAtgcatagtgggattaacattgcATACATTAAGAGCAGCAACATCAAttacatttgcataataattatataattgttgtaaagaatcatttagcttgttcatacaagcatataaatctggggtttcagttggtccaatctccatataagtatataaagcattcattaattggtgacaatcagacatcttaatagaaggatttaaaacagcaccaattaagtaaatcgggggaattggaaagaaatattttttgaattttgcttgcattttttcaacaacatccctatatttttctttcttcttaaattcaaagagtagaaaagaaattttagctatatgtactaaagtcatagtaacagtagggtaatatgctccagaaaactcaacagtagatgt is a genomic window of Nicotiana tabacum cultivar K326 chromosome 16, ASM71507v2, whole genome shotgun sequence containing:
- the LOC107818534 gene encoding conserved oligomeric Golgi complex subunit 2; its protein translation is MQDLQSPPPQSAHAAPRSAADLFGDPSDPNPPQWLNPTLFQSQDFDPESYISDLRTFVPLETLRSELRSHFTSLQRDLVDLINRDYADFVSLSTKLTDVDAAVVRMRAPLVEIRDKIDAFRNAVEGSLAALQNRLKQRADAAEARQVLELLLDTFHVVSKVEKLIKELPAADLSNGHDVNYAENGIETGSNLSLRETQSMLLERIASEMNRLKFYIAHAQNMPFIENMEKRIQNASSLLDTSLQHCLVDGLEHRDANAIYNCLRAYAAIDNTRNAEGTFRSTIVGPLIQKVIPQNPSGVVGGSSGDELEQDYAKIKQYIEDDCKFLLDISSIENSGLHVSSFIANSILKEVHSAIQKGKAVVFSPGRPTVFLKNYKASLDFLAHLEGYCPSRSEVVKFRSEAAYIDFMKQWNVGVYFSLRFQEIAGALDSALSVASLVPVASEQRKPQDLILKQSTSLLDCLRSCWRDDVLVLSCSDKFLRLSLQLMSRFSNWLSAGLAARKAGNVGSNLGFEWAISAGPDDLVYVVHDLNCLVEEVCGDYLEHTLELLKSCPAEVCDIVKQGILQGGKSLKDLLPIVMNAIIETIVEKSVEDLRQLKGITATYRMTNKPLPVRHSPYVSGVLRPLKEFLDGERATTCLTNEIRNELLQAAALEITGCYNELATDIVNMSRRTESSLQKLRLGAQRRAGASSDVSDQNLSDTDKICMQLFLDIQEYARSLSSLGVNAASIPPYRSLWQCVAPAERQNSLTF